A single genomic interval of Penicillium psychrofluorescens genome assembly, chromosome: 2 harbors:
- a CDS encoding uncharacterized protein (ID:PFLUO_003771-T1.cds;~source:funannotate) has product MPPDIPPFAEPLAPYVHSRQDALRIRQALTSYLRSLVIFVPHAEQSAHHAHSHLSLCAPIDAVAEVKRVPAEISGLRKDYLQALQANVAARKEWSSTSEEVASRRRRQRAPKIHDEDDLQGPGAELRDYLTLLRDRRRHARMQVFEHYLDELQAREAVDVNTVGAAVDFSHLPWDAEESGRDGDSTDLDELVHQLERAVVRAKTQLDREKQLFKEIKARHDTITDKPSPAVKVLALQRTRDELVQWVEDRLVSEGDPDDSILQELPPEELEEAQRVLEDRKMQIAQQYASYLQARRELLDAAARACQPVILPGKTPSPSVPKSDLVAEETSPPKPLDVLSYANESLLPLSQSQKALALQKSYLSGLLTKEKATTLRALHRLRDESHLLPEYPILARQPRFKHAVAALNSRNPSYATSIDETDETVALAEAWAFASEAASASEREYVQQKVVLGKEVAQDARKTLEEVYGMLHQDLDEVLHEDERTEPEGSDIWASQAQQSTRGRVSGGRTEKRPKGPWSGLNGKVGVE; this is encoded by the coding sequence ATGCCCCCCGACATTCCTCCCTTCGCCGAACCCCTGGCTCCGTACGTCCACTCCCGCCAAGACGCCCTTCGCATCCGCCAGGCCCTGACGTCCTACCTCCGATCGCTCGTCATTTTCGTCCCCCACGCGGAACAATCCGCCCACCACGCTCACTCGCATCTATCGCTGTGTGCGCCGatcgacgccgtcgccgaggtCAAACGGGTGCCCGCCGAGATCTCAGGCCTCAGGAAAGACTACCTCCAGGCACTGCAGGCCAACGTTGCCGCGCGCAAAGAATGGAGCTCCACGTCCGAGGAGGTTGCCTCTCGACGACGGCGCCAACGCGCCCCCAAGATccatgacgaagacgatCTGCAGGGTCCCGGGGCCGAACTGCGCGACTACCTGACCCTGCTCCGCGATCGACGCCGTCATGCGAGGATGCAGGTGTTTGAGCATTATCTCGATGAACTGCAGGCGCGGGAGGCCGTCGACGTGAACACCGTGGGGGCTGCAGTGGATTTTAGCCACCTGCCATGGGACGCAGAGGAATCTGGTCGCGATGGCGATAGCACAGACCTTGATGAACTTGTCCATCAGCTGGAGAGAGCTGTCGTGCGCGCAAAGACCCAGCTCGATCGGGAGAAGCAGTTGTTTaaggagatcaaggcgcGACACGACACTATAACTGATAAACCCTCGCCCGCGGTTAAAGTCCTCGCACTCCAACGAACGCGAGATGAATTGGTACAGTGGGTGGAAGACCGGCTAGTCAGCGAGGGCGATCCAGACGACAGCATACTCCAGGAGCTGCCACccgaggaactcgaggagGCTCAGCGCGTGCTGGAAGATCGCAAGATGCAGATTGCACAGCAATACGCCTCCTATCTACAAGCTCGGCGAGAACTGCTGGATGCCGCCGCCAGAGCGTGCCAACCGGTTATTCTCCCGGGCAAAACTCCCTCTCCATCAGTCCCCAAGAGCGACCTCGTAGCGGAGGAAACATCACCGCCCAAACCACTGGATGTCCTGTCCTACGCCAACgaatccctcctccctctaTCCCAAAGCCAAAAGGCACTCGCGCTCCAGAAATCCTACTTATCTGGGCTCCTCACCAAGGAAAAGGCCACCACACTGCGAGCCCTGCACCGTCTCAGGGACGAGAGCCACCTGCTACCGGAATACCCGATTCTGGCTCGTCAGCCACGCTTCAAGCACGCCGTGGCAGCCCTCAATTCTCGCAACCCGTCCTATGCTACCTCAATCGACGAAACGGACGAGACAGTCGCTCTCGCCGAGGCATGGGCATTTGCCTCGGAAGCGGCATCTGCCAGCGAGCGGGAGTACGTCCAGCAGAAAGTAGTATTGGGGAAGGAAGTAGCGCAGGACGCGCGCAAGACGCTGGAGGAGGTCTACGGCATGCTTCACCAGGACCTCGACGAGGTGTTGCACGAGGATGAACGGACTGAACCGGAGGGGTCTGACATTTGGGCCTCTCAGGCGCAGCAGTCTACTCGGGGCAGAGTCAGTGGGGGCAGGACCGAGAAGAGACCCAAAGGGCCGTGGTCTGGGCTGAATGGCAAGGTGGGCGTGGAGTAG
- a CDS encoding uncharacterized protein (ID:PFLUO_003773-T1.cds;~source:funannotate) — MPSQATVHVSGISPATSEKEVRDFFSFCGKITALTITPSSAEPDAPKSASVTFEKDAAAKTALLLDQTQLGTSAVHVEGASTLDDVAGPTAAAVESKEGEDGISQEDLPRSRIIAEYLAHGYVVSDNAIQKAIALDQKHGFSTQFTNALSNFDKKFNATDRAKGLDENYSITDKAVEGWRGLNSYFEKALNNPSGQKLRDFYAQTDKQVRDIHNEARRLADLKQGKSSETESGEAASSDPTGAVPSTEPKA; from the exons ATGCCTAGCCAAGCCACCGTTCACGTCTCGGGCATCTCGCCTGCCACCTCCGAGAAGGAAGTCCGcgacttcttcagcttctg TGGCAAGATTACCGCGCTGACCATCACCCCCTCGTCCGCCGAGCCGGACGCGCCGAAATCCGCCAGCGTCACCTTCGAGAAAGATGC CGCCGCAAAGACCGCGCTTCTCCTCGACCAGACCCAATTGGGCACCTCGGCCGTGCACGTCGAAGGCGCCTCGACTCTCGACGACGTCGCCGGCCCCACGGCCGCAGCGGTCGAGTCcaaggaaggcgaggacGGGATCTCCCAGGAAGACCTGCCTCGCTCGCGCATTATTGCCGAGTACCTCGCCCACGGCTACGTGGTCAGCGACAACGCGATCCAAAAGGCGATCGCCCTGGACCAGAAGCATGGCTTTTCGACCCAGTTCACCAACGCGCTAAGCAACTTCGACAAGAAGTTCAATGCCACCGATCGGGCCAAGGGCCTCGACGAGAACTACAGCATCACTGATAAGGCCGTGGAGGGCTGGCGGGGTCTGAACTCGTACTTTGAGAAGGCGCTCAACAACCCCTCTGGTCAGAAGCTGCGCGATTTCTACGCGCAGACTGATAAGCAGGTCCGCGATATTCATAATGAGGCACGTCGTCTGGCGGATCTGAAGCAGGGCAAGAGCAGTGAGACGGAGAGTGGAGAGGCTGCTAGCTCCGACCCTACTGGTGCGGTGCCATCTACTGAGCCCAAGGCGTGA
- a CDS encoding uncharacterized protein (ID:PFLUO_003772-T1.cds;~source:funannotate), giving the protein MAPDNPSITPASRSRSATTTVPALPDMLAPFSPLSRLNEVPTSPLQLSPGSPPLGSGENGITSTAQDLHLVLEKEQEAMVNRLTRELSLLRQHTASVASTTSSASTLNEPASADGVQSSSTLARSSSHSNSSHRHRSSSSVGSNAQVAQSAMAANVTGIAPWRENNLHSSSRNHADLPQRTRSREPSLTMSRRPSVSSLTSFPQYQHNNDHHTPHYGNGPSIYPYRTSISQPQPSAPTSNPMARYEEAAQHKSELDVIKRENDQLRKRVRELEGTLKKYKELDSVPDGTVSGLAGTSSSELRLLIDS; this is encoded by the exons ATGGCCCCCGACAACCCCAGTATAACTCCAGcctctcgctctcgctctgCGACGACGACCGTGCCTGCCTTGCCTGACATGCTGGCGCCGTTTTCCCCTCTATCGCGCCTCAACGAGGTCCCGACGAGTCCTCTCCAGCTGAGTCCCGGCAGTCCGCCGCTCGGATCAGGAGAGAATGGCATCACGAGCACGGCGCAGG ACCTTCATTTGGTGCTAGAGAAGGAGCAAGAAGCAATG GTCAACCGACTGACTCGAGAGCTGTCTCTTCTGCGACAACACAcggcctcggtggcatcgacgacatcctccgcctccacATTGAACGAGCCGGCCAGCGCCGACGGAGTACAGTCCTCGTCGACCCTCGCCCGGTCCTCCTCACACTCAAACAGCTCGCACCGGCACCGATCCTCATCCAGCGTCGGGTCCAACGCCCAAGTGGCACAGAGtgccatggccgccaacGTCACGGGCATCGCTCCCTGGCGCGAGAATAATCTCCATTCTTCCTCCCGAAACCACGCCGACCTACCCCAGCGCACGCGCAGTCGCGAGCCATCGCTCACGATGTCTCGTCGCCCGTCCGTCAGTTCGCTCACCTCCTTCCCGCAATACCAGCACAACAACGACCATCACACGCCTCATTACGGGAATGGTCCCTCGATTTACCCGTATCGCACCTCGATCTCGCAGCCGCAGCCCAGTGCTCCCACCTCGAATCCCATGGCGCGCTATGAGGAGGCCGCGCAGCATAAGTCGGAGCTGGATGTGATCAAGCGGGAGAATGACCAGCTGCGGAAACGGGTCAGGGAGCTGGAGGGCACCTTGAAGAAGTACAAGGAGCTTGATTCGGTGCCCGATGGGACTGTCTCGGGGTTAGCTGGGACATCATCGTCGGAGTTGCGCTTGCTGATTGATTCATga